One Antedon mediterranea chromosome 1, ecAntMedi1.1, whole genome shotgun sequence genomic window, attcttgacgtcatctgttgatgacgttgtacgcctccggttgtaggttggaggttgtgcggggctcggccaggtgatgtgtctatcaaatcattgtacaaatgcgagagttcgtgggctccagtgtcccggttcatggtcttctctttatttctccttatatgtaatgattctctaatctgtctgtctttgcgtttaggctctttggttaagatggtagcctcccagttcggtacatgattgtgttttatgacatgttctgtaatggcagatttgtgtatgatcgaagatgtggatgttctggaggccctagtcattactccccccgtgtttgttgtaacatcttttttgtgatcattaattcgtgtttgtaatgccctccctgtttccccaatgtaaacttgtggacagttgcggcaggtgacttcgtagattactccacatgtatccatcttctcgattttatcttttgggtggacgaggctattcttgattttattttggggtaggaaataggttccgacattgtgataggagagagtgcgtcgtattctttctgccattccttttacataggggattcctatgctacctcgcatcttgatcttttccttctgtggttcgtgtcctttgttcttttttctttttcggttttccataactctctggaaggaccactctggatactggcagttgtgtaacgctttcttgatgttatccatctcaactttcctcaaatccatatctcccactaccttctcagctctgtccacaagcgtgtttataagccccagtttgtgttcgagtggatgatgtgagttgaaatgtaaatattggtctgtgtgagtgggcttccgatagactgaggtggtaactgttccattgtcattgagtgtgatgagcatgtccaggaaaggtattgtgttgtttgtcatcgattctGTGGTGAACTTTATATTGTCAGTTATATCGATGTTATTAAGATgtgtgttaaatgtatgtactgtacctatGGGGATGATAGCTAATACATCATCAACGTATCGTTTCCAATACACAGGCTTGATGTTAGTGGGTGCCGTGTTTATGGCTTGATGTTCGAGCCACTCTAGATACAAGTTCGCCAATATAGGACTTATTGGGCTTCCCATAGCAATGCCTTGTATTTgcctataaatgttaccattgaacgagaaataggttttgttcaCAATTAAACCGAGCAGCTCCATTATGTCTGTCACATCTAGTTTAGTTCTATCCAGAAGTGTCGGATCTGTTGTTAGGCGATTTTCGACCACTTTGAGGGCCTCTTCTACTGGTGTTTTTGTAAACAGAGATACTACGTCAAACGAGACAAATGTTTCACTTGGTTTGactattatttcttttagttcACTCGCCAACTCTCCTGAGTAAGTTACATGATGTTCTGTGTTTCCGACAAGCGGACCCAGGATTTTGGTGAGGAATTGTGCAACGGTGTAAAAAACGGTGTTGATGTTATCTACTATAGGTCTTAATGGCCAATTTGGTTTATGTATCTTCGGAAGACAATACAACCTAGGTACAATTTCAGCCGTGGGAAACAGCCATTCTTTCTCTCTGTAgttgattttcttttctttgaacAACCTGCCTATGATGTTGACCACTTTTCGTTTATAGTTTTGTGTTGGATTACGTTTTAGCAGTTCGTAAACATTAGTGTCGCTCACCATGGTTCCCACTTTATCTTTGTAATCATTAGTATTTAGGATGACAGTAGATCTACCTTTATCCGCTGGGAGAATAAGAATAGATTTATCTTTCTTCAAGTTGTTTATGGCCTTTCGTTCTTTGGGGGTTAAATTTGAAACAACCTACAACTggaggcgtacaacgtcatcaacagatgacgtcaagaatgaccaagctgcattaacactccgcagtcagttgagaaggatctctgatagagatcgaaacgttcgagtaagtactccgttaacttgtgcttttacaaaaacgaaatttgtcatctatacaaaatcgaagctaaatgaaattctttaaaataatctAATTTGCATATACAGTCTCAGCCAATTACATGTCCTGCCGGTCTTGCTGAAGACTTCTTTTCCTCCCATTCCATTAATAGGCAGCAAGTGGATGACTGATGAGAGACGATAATTAGGTAGGTAGTTAGGGTTGCCACGTTTAAACTTTTATACATTAATTGTTGCCCTTCCAAGTTTTTACGAATTGTTGTGTTTGCCTAAATTGTCTATACTCTACACTCATTtctgttgttttctttttctccTTACTTTTTGAAAAGTTTACTTGTGTTCAACATTCTAAATACTATTAGCAGCATAAACATTGAGGTACTCAATTGAGGGACTGTGTATTAGCAAAGGAAAAGAGGAGTTTTTTATGATTCgtacacgtttaaatattttagatttATTCACTATTTCTTTCAATTGAGGGAATCACGGTGTATAATGTTACATGTATGTATTTGGACCATGTTTCTTACGACGATACGAGAActaaacagtactgtataaattaGAAACAGGTTTTCCGATTCCCtatacattttcaatttaaatataaattattccaatttttaaataatagcgGAACCAGAAGGCAGGATATAAAAGTTGTAAAATGAAGTGAAGTgtccaatattttacattaaaattgaggGGTGTGGGGCTTCCCCTTCCTTCTGGATCCATGACGTGAAAAGTTACCCACTGCGTCCGTTCTTCGATTCTTTCTGCACAGCTTTACCTCAGGCGACTGGTGGATGTtgttacatctccctggttaaATGTACTAATGGGAACTTTTCCATTTTGATCCACGTGTACCAGTACGTGTACTGAAAAATACAGGgtttattatttctattctttttatattctttttctttcaaatttttattttagatatatGTGGAGAATGACGATTGAAATTTGACTTTATTGATAAACAAAAACTAATCGATCAAGTAAAAAATAGGAAAACCAACATGAAGTAcaaatgtgaacactgtggagATAAATTTGAGTTAAGTGATTTGAAGGAACATTTAGGAATACATGTGCATTTTAAAGAGTTAAAATGTGAAGACTACGAGCATTTTCAACTACATGATCAAAAACGAAAAGAAATTGAGAATTTGGAAATACACACCACCGAAGAAacttcatttgaaaattttggGAATAAAGAAAATGAGAATTTAGGAATATGCACCGATGAAGAAACTtcgtatgaatgtgaacattgtggaatgcaatttaacaaaattgatgttttaaataaacatttgaaaatacacacaaGCGAGACACcatataaatgtgaacattgtggaaaaaaatttaaacagaaAGCTAAtttcaaaaaacatttgagaattcacacaggagaaacaccatatgaatgtgaacattgtaggAAGAAATTTAGCTGCAGTCAGAATTTGAATAAacatttgagagtacacacaggagaaacaccatatgaatgtgaacattgtggaagaaatttaaacaaagtggagAATTAAAAGTACACGTTAGATCTCACACGTGAGAGAcgccatttgaatgtgaacaatgtggTAAGAAATTCAAAGCTAATGCAAATTTGAAAGATCATTTTAGACTACATACAGAAGAGACACCATGTGAATGTATATTTGGTACAAAGAAATTTAAGTCTAATGGGTCTTTAAACTCACATTTGAAATTACACACAGGAAACttaccatatgaatgtgagcaatGTGGGAGGAAATGTGCCTCTaatggaatattaaaaaaacatttgggAATTCACAGAGAAGAgagaccatatgaatgtgaacaatgtgggaagacatttaaaaaaattaaggattaaaatcacatttgaaaacaCATGGAGAGCCACGGTATAAATGCGAATATTGTGGAGTGAAATAACAAGATAAAAGGTGCTTCCAAATGCATTTGGAAAGACACACAATAGGGGATGAATGGGAAGATTATATTATCAAATCCAATTGCAATGATATGTTTAACTTACGCACAGAAGAGACATCgcatggtaacatttataacttgcatacattttaaataacatgtgagaatacacacaggagagccGAACATTGTGTACACAATGTGTAATGTCTctctattttaattttacagcGAATAATATTAAGATACCAGTGCATTTTAGAATAACAGAAGAAATTGAgcgttatttattttttccattaaaagtatttttcttgtattaaATAAGTTTTAATTTGATTGGCCTTGATTGATTTCTTGTAGGAAAGAACATCTATGAATTTTACATCATTTTTAGGAGGTTGATGTTATGACATAGGTTTTAAACGAATAATACTGCTTGTTAATAAGTGTCAATTTTATCATACAATGTGAATACTGTACGTTGTATTACTATATCAAATCGTTTTCTTTAATATCTGCTTCTTTTTTGTTTGCCCATTTTTGAGCAACAGTAGTTTTGGCCAATCACAAAACAGTACAAGTTCTACCGTACAGTGTGTACTGTATGAAATCGCAAACAATTTCAATACTGGTATGTTATGTACCGTACTGTATTTGTTAAGTTATGTTGTTGTGAAGTGTTGGACTTAAACCACACAAAATGATTCATTTTCGTTCTATTGTATATAGCtttggtttttattatttattgttctaATTTTGTGGCTGTAACGCTTAACCATCTACTACAATAAATTGAAGATGTCCAATACCATTCTCTATTTGCCTTTACTAATCGCACCGATTTTTCTTTACGATAGCTaaatgtgttaaaatatattacacaaaagacaACACAGGCACACTTAAGTTATGTCGTTATtgctattttaattatatttaatttggtaTATGATGCAAAGGCAAAGTTATTCTTTATTTGCtacttaaatttaaagttacAATATTCATCACTGATCACTCAGtagaaattgttattttcatttgcAAGCTTGCATTAAACCTtaagaaataacattttcataaataggcctaaagacatttttataaaatttcttaatttaaaacaataaaaggcGTAGGCCTATAATTGAAAAAAGAATGAGGCCTAaactagattttttttaaataattaggctataacaTAGAAGAAATGTTTTTCCGATGGCTGACGGCTAGTGACAATGAATTGAGACGGATCGCCAACTTGGTCGGTCTTCAGTAAGTTGATATATTATATGAGTAGGTTGTCCAATTTTTATTCTATCAAAGCATCTTGACTTTGGTCGTCCTGGTCTCCGAGCACTTTTCGATTTTTCCTTGCAAAGGTGTCTTCTAGAGATATGCCATCTTCTAGTAAAATGAACGAAAGTGttgagtttattttgtttagtaaattactttttgGATTTACTTCTTGTAGTACGACAGGCACAGTGGCTCTTTTTTCATTGTTTCAAGTGTGCCATTCCAGGTTGCGAACAATGCAAATGCATGGAATTGTAAAGAACTAAAGATAGGCTCCTACAAAACGAAAATTATATGAACagaataaattattcaaatgaaGAAACTCTTTGAATCTTActataatttcatttaaatctACTACTAGTAGTATTCGGTTGACGTTGattaattattccattgacGCCTCATGTTTGCAAgatataatagtaggcctatgctcTTTCGGTCGAGTACACACACCACGCCACACGACACGACACATGGTTGGAGGAGAATAGTAGAGACACATGTGACATACACATTTCAACGGGTTGATTTCACCAAAGATAGTGTTTGATTTCACTGTAAAGATAGGTACTGTACTTACAATACTAATGATTGatgaatatttaagttaagGAAGCTAGGCTAGTTACTATACAGTGCTTCTAGGTAGGCCTC contains:
- the LOC140040874 gene encoding uncharacterized protein, producing MVSDTNVYELLKRNPTQNYKRKVVNIIGRLFKEKKINYREKEWLFPTAEIVPRLYCLPKIHKPNWPLRPIVDNINTVFYTVAQFLTKILGPLVGNTEHHVTYSGELASELKEIIVKPSETFVSFDVVSLFTKTPVEEALKVVENRLTTDPTLLDRTKLDVTDIMELLGLIVNKTYFSFNGNIYRQIQGIAMGSPISPILANLYLEWLEHQAINTAPTNIKPVYWKRYVDDVLAIIPIGCVN